Proteins found in one Quercus robur chromosome 2, dhQueRobu3.1, whole genome shotgun sequence genomic segment:
- the LOC126704285 gene encoding uncharacterized protein LOC126704285, giving the protein MAEGNKTVTPAKQGTGKGLMTAPDGKQERPPSLLRDDSKYALEKLSSIITAEDYEDLGNHSTEAMGETGLFAVAQSLVMMKGLLDRCLNRESTLDRVRAKAEQTEEEFGQLHKWRSKMEKKLELSEKARQELEEKTVAALTVIEKKEAEIKELKEEVRHVKEVAVEEYRSSESCLGELSDSFLQGFDDSLRQVKKAYPELDLSMVRPPS; this is encoded by the exons atggctgagggtaacAAAACCGTCACCCCAGCTAAGCAGGGGACGGGAAAAGGATTGATGACGGCCCCAGacggtaagcaagagagacctccttcccttctccgcgacgactccaagtatgcgttggagaagctgtcgtccatcatcacggcGGAAGACTATGAAGATCTTGGAAACcactcgacggaggccatgggggagacgggcctctttgccgttgctcag tccttggtcatgatgaagggattactggaccggtgtctcaaccgtgagagtaccttggaccgggtgcgcgcgaaggcggagcagacggaggaagagtTCGGACAACTCCATAAATGGAggtccaagatggagaagaagctggagctttctgagaaggcAAGGCAAgagctggaggagaagacggTTGCTGCGTTGACGGTCATTGAGAAGAAGGAGGCGGAGATTAAAGAACTCAAGGAAGAGGTCCGTCATGTGAAAGAGGTAGCCGTCGAGGAGTACCGCAGCTCAGAGTCCTGCTTGGGCGAGCTGTCAGATTctttccttcaaggcttcgatGATTCTCTCCGTCAGGTCAAGAAGGCCTATCCAGAGTTGGATTTgtcaatg GTCCGTCCTCCTTCTTGA